The following coding sequences are from one Pigmentibacter sp. JX0631 window:
- a CDS encoding DDE-type integrase/transposase/recombinase: MNLFDEIYTQYPFCRSRRITAYLCQAKNIKINIKKVDRLMSLMVLQLIYLKKNLSILNFALKKYPYLLSGMDITEINQVWIMDIIYIRLRKSKIYLYAVIDWNSNYILSWKLTNKLKSSFFLDALEESLKLGKTKIFNTDYGSQITINEFTNRLLEESIQIIIDGRRCFLDNLFVQ; this comes from the coding sequence ATGAACCTTTTTGATGAAATTTATACTCAATACCCTTTTTGTAGGAGCAGGAGAATAACTGCATATCTTTGTCAGGCAAAAAATATAAAAATCAATATTAAAAAAGTTGATCGTTTAATGAGCCTTATGGTATTGCAGTTGATTTACTTAAAGAAAAACCTTTCTATTCTAAATTTTGCGCTTAAAAAATATCCCTATTTATTGTCTGGTATGGATATTACTGAAATAAATCAGGTTTGGATTATGGACATTATATACATTAGATTACGAAAAAGTAAGATTTATCTTTATGCCGTTATTGATTGGAATAGTAATTATATTTTATCTTGGAAATTAACCAATAAATTGAAATCCTCTTTCTTTTTAGATGCCCTTGAAGAGTCTTTAAAGCTTGGTAAAACTAAAATATTCAATACAGATTATGGTTCTCAAATTACCATCAATGAATTTACAAATCGACTTCTCGAAGAAAGCATACAAATAATTATTGATGGCAGACGGTGTTTTCTTGATAATTTATTTGTCCAGTGA
- a CDS encoding class I SAM-dependent methyltransferase: MTKHLFDKFNMKVGQTFLEVGCGRGEFLSGFSNLGLKAYGSDLSAEAKIFNQVFKYLLAISKKNCLIKLSPFIPVRTKNKFFRWSRELMFMGCAYK; the protein is encoded by the coding sequence TTGACTAAACATTTATTTGATAAATTTAATATGAAAGTTGGGCAAACATTTTTAGAAGTGGGATGTGGAAGAGGTGAGTTTCTTTCTGGTTTTTCGAATTTAGGGTTAAAAGCTTATGGTTCAGATTTATCTGCTGAAGCTAAAATTTTCAACCAAGTATTCAAATATCTACTTGCGATATCGAAAAAAAACTGCCTAATAAAACTTTCTCCTTTTATACCCGTGCGAACTAAGAATAAATTCTTTAGATGGTCTAGAGAATTAATGTTTATGGGTTGCGCATATAAATAA